The genomic interval CTACTATTATTAATTAGATATGGATTCTTTCACCTTTGTATTTACTAGCAGTTCATCAAACACTCTTTTTGTTTCTTCCCCAATTCGATTCCAGCTGAAAAGTTGACTAACTAATTTTTGACCATTCTTGCCAATCTCTTTACCAACTGTTGGATTTCCTAATAAATATTCGATATTCTCTACTAAGCTTTCTGCATTATTTGGTTCCATGAATAATCCCGTTTCTTTATTCTTAATAATCCCTTTTAAGCCACCGGTATGGGAAACAATCGTTGGAATGGCAAATATAAGTGACTCTAATGCTACAATACCAAATGGTTCATAAGAACTTGGTATCACTACAATATTTGCATGAGCATAAAATGCATTTTTTTGTTCTCCTTGCAAGTAGCCTATTAATCGAACACATTCTGATAATCCATTTCTCTCAATGAATTTTTGATATTCATCGTACATTGGTCCGACTCCAGCAATAACAAAATATAAATCCGATCGTATTTTATGCAATCTTCGCGCTGCTTCCAGTAAAGTACCAAACCCTTTTTCTTTTACCATACGACCCATTGCAAAAATAATTTTTTTATTAGTGTCTAAGTGAAAGGCTTCTAATGGAGCAATCGAAGCTTTTTCCATTTGCAAAGATTCTATTCCATTCGGGATAATGTTAATTTTTGATTGCTCTACTTCAAAAATAGTCATTACCTCATTCTGCATATATTCACTGCATACAATTAAAGAATCAGCAGATTGTATCAACTGCCTTTCTTTTTCATGGATAAATTTTTGCATTTCCGTATAAATGCCACCATTTCTTCCGTGTTCTGTTGCATGAATGGTTGCTATTAATGGTATATTTAATTGGTCCTTTAATGAAATTGCAGCAGCTCCTACTAACCAATCATGTGCTTGAACTAGGTCAAATGTCGATTTCTTCCCTATTTCAATCGCTTTATCCCACATCGCTAGATTTAAGCCACCAATCCAATGGATAAAGTTCTGCTCTATACTATAAATTGGTTTAACACGATAAACAAATAAGTGTTCCTTTTCTATTACATCTTCCGCATCTTTTTTCATATCTTGCGCGGTAATTAGATGTACTTCATATCCATTTTTTATTAAACTGTTCGTTAATCCAACTACATGTGTTCCAAGGCCACCAACTATATTCGGTGGATATTCCCATGATAAAATAAGTACCTTCTTTTTATTTGTCGGAATGATTTCCCTTACCTTCTGATTATTTATTTGGATCGTTGTATTTAAAATTGGATGTACTTTTTCTCTTAAAGAAATCCATTCCTTATCTATTGGTCCTTTCATTAAGGCACTTAACTGATCTGCTGCCTCTAGATAGGTTGAGACTTCTTTGTCCGTCCAATTATCTTGATAAAGCAAGGAACTTAATAAAAACCATTCTTTTTCCATTTGTTTCTGCACTCTATGAACTTCATTTGCTAATGTTACTTGTCTCCATTGATGAAGTTCTCTTTCCAAAAACGCTAAAGAGGCATATTGAGAACTTTTATTTTTCATATCGTTTTCCCTTTGGCGATCCAAAAAGGAGGAACATAGATGTACATGATCCATGCCTTGACTAAATTGATTTATATATGTTTTTGGTGAGATATGAACCATATAGCCTTCATCGCATAAGTAACGGATACTTTTATTTAGCTCCTCCCTCATCTTAACATAGCTTCCCAAATCAATTGGTAGGGAAAGAATAGACTCATTTGTATAATGATTATACGATTCAAGTACTTCCATAAGTGCTTTATCCCACACTTGCTTTTTTGCACTCGTTTCTTGAAAAATTTGATATAATCGTTCTTCAACAGGGAAAAAAACAACATGATGAGGTGATTCAACTGCTATACCAATATCACTCGGCAATGGATCACTATGATAGATTGTCTTACTGTTAAGAAAACTATATGTTAATTTTTCTTTCTGCAAATATAAGTCTAAACCAGGTGAAAAATATCCTTCTGGAAACCAAAATCCCTTCGGACGATAATCTAAATAATCGTCTATAATCGATAAGCCCATTTCTATTTGCAAATGGACACCTGTACTTGTTGACACGTTCGATAAATGAGAAAAGGATGCTGGACTAGCAAGGAGCTCTATTCGATTTTCTTGAATGAGTGACTTAAGAACTTTTAATAAATTTTGTTCCTTTTGCCGCCAATAGGAAAGTAATTCCATGTTACAATGATATTTTTCTAAAAATTCTGTTATTTCTTTTCGTAATGTTGGATTATCGAGCATTTCTACATAAATTGGCGGTAGTACAAGTTGAATGGTATATGGAGAATTTTCTTTCTCTGTTTGAAATAGAAAGTTAATAAATTGCACTGTCTGTTCATAAAATTCATTCTTTTTGTACTGATCTTCCGAAAAATAGTTCATGAAAGGAATATTATTTATCACTATCAATTGGAAATACGACCCATTCATTTCTTGTTCACATCCTCTTGCTCTTCTAATTCATAATAACTATAAGTGCTTACATGCTCAATCCAATTTGGAATAGGATTGTCCCCTTTTTCCCACTTTTTCAATTCTTCTTCCATAATACCGACTTGATCATGCGAGATTCTAGGAGTATGTAATGGATTAGACTGTAAGATTGGTAAAAAGGATTGATAAACATCAAGAACGCCAATTTCAAAACAAAAACTTCTGTTTGGAGACAAATCTTGTAATACAATCGATTCCTGTTTATTCCCTACAGGAAGCAGACGATAGCTATGAGCATTTCTTCCATTATAAATAATACTCGTAATATCATTAATCTTTACTGCCAAAGCGCAATTTTCCGGATCAATATCATAATAAGTTGAAATTAATTGCCATTTCCCATCAGGAATTCGCCAAAATACTAATGCAGCATTTTCACTTATTAACCAAGCCTCCATACCATTTTTCTTCGTTAATAAATCAATACTTGTCCAAAAATGTTCAGATACAAAACGCATCTTAGGTAGTGTTTTTGTTGGTATTTGTTTCTCTTCTTCTTGCCCACTCGTCTCTTGTTCTTTCACGTACTTTTTCCATTGGTATTGAACTTTACCTACAGTTGAATTAAGTTCGATAGCAATTTTCCGGAAAGAAAGTCCTTTACGTCTTAAATTTACAATTTGTTCAATCAATAGAAATAGCACCTCTTTCTAAATTTTCAATTTATCTCTTCCTGAATATCTTTGATGTATGTATGACAAATTACTAGTATATGTCTACAAGATTACTTTTCATTCCCTATTTATACTATTATGTTACCACTGAATGCTTGATGCCACAACGAACAGATTTTGTCGGATTGTGCTTAAACATATGTACGTTCATCTGAAAGGGGCAAAAAATTTTTTCTACCTTCCATCTACTTACTCAAGTAACCTAAATTCGACATATGCCTTGTTAAAACCAAGTAGTATTACGACATATTCCTAAATGTTTCGCAAGCAAATACGAATATTGTCTACCTTTCTAAGAATAGTTGCCAGCCATCCCTTTTGCCGTTTTGTAAAAAAATTCTAGCCTTTGACCAATTTATTCTTTCAGCTTTTCTAGATAGATTCTGTTTAAATAGGAATTATTGTTTGATAATGATAAAATAACATAGTCTGGACTATTTTATTTGCACTTTGTAAAATAGTCTAAAATTTAGAATTTAAATCTTGAGGTGAATTATGCTAGTTGTAACATTACTATTATTAGGAGTTTCCTTATTACTTCTTCTTCTATCTTTTTTTCTTCGCGATCCTGTGAAAGATTTACGGGAAGAAATAGATCAGTTTTCTATTCAACAAGTACAAGAACTGTATAAAATAAAAAAGAAATTAAAAGTCTTAGAAGAAGAACTAATGCTAGGGGAAGAAGATTTTGCTTTCAAGCCTCCCTCTTCCATAAAAGAGACTACTTCTTTCCAGCCTGAAAATACACAATCTATTCACGCTATCATTAAAAACCAAGTTTGGACTCTTGCAGCAAGTGGAGTTCCAATAGATCAGATTGCCAATCAATCTTCCCTATCCATTTCTCAAGTTCAACAAATTATTAACGAACGGGAAGGACAGTAATGAGATGAAGAAACAAAGTTTACGTTCATTCGCAATAGGGATGCTCCTTTCAGCAAGTATGTTGGGGAGTTATTATTTCTATCAGGAAAGCAAGAGCCAAGAGCAGTTCAGCTTAAACGTACCTGATGCAACAACCTTTCTTCAAAAAGAAGGCTTTATCATATTAAGCGATTCTGAGTATAAGGATATGCAAAAAACAATAGAGCAAAGCAAGCAAGATCAAGCAAAATCAGATGTGGAAGCAAATGAAAAGAAGCAGGAAGAATCGAAAGAAGAAAAACAAGAAATCTATTCTTACACACTAAAAGTTAAAAGTGGTATGAGTATTTCTAGTATTGCAGAATTATTATATGAAAATAAGATTATTAAAGATCCAAAAAACTTGGAGACATACTTAATCGATAACGACTACCATAAAAAAATACAAGTCGGCAGCTTCCGCTTAACCAGCGAGATGAGCAATAAAAAGATTGCAGAGAAGCTTACAAAATAATTTTAATTACTCATCTTATAAGGCTGGGACAAAACTAAATAACCACTCTGAAAAGACAAACAACCTCTATTTTAGCTCTTAAATAAAGGCTAGTTTTTCATACTAGTTATTTATGATTTTAAATATAATCAGTGTAAAAACTAATTCGTTTTTAAAGATGTTTTTCTATAAAATATTATGGAAATAGAAAACATTAATTAATTGGAAAGACGGAGCAGCCTGAATACACGTAGACTCCTATGGGAGCTGCGAGAAAGTCCGAGACCCTGCAGGAACGCAGTGACGAAGCGGCTCGGCGCTCGCCCCATGGAAAGCGAAGTGTATTCAGGCTGCGGATATTAACACTAATCTTACTGAAACTGACTTTTATAAAACTAATTAAGACCCGAACAATTATGAATTTCTTCATATTTGTTCGGGTTTATCTATGTATGGAATACTTATGTCCCAGCCTTCAGTTTGTCGCCAAAAGGGACTAAGAGTGTTTGGAGTGCATCATCTTATTTCTAAGTAAATGAAAAAAGATAAAAAAGACCGTAAACACCCCCCTAACTTTCATAGAATTTGTCTACGGTCCCCTCCCTTAAAACAAGGAAAGTTTACTAAAATAAGTTTTTTACCAATCGTATTGTCTACCTTTTACTAGATAGAAAATATTTTCAGCGATATTTGTTGTATGATCCGCTGCTCTTTCTAAATAGCGACAAACAAACGTTAACTGGGAGATTTGATGCAAATATTCAGGTTTATTTTTACTGATTTCAAATAACTCTACAAACGCTTGTTTGTTTAAACTATCAACCTCATCATCCATCTCAGCAATCTTTCGAGCTAATTTTGTGTCTTCCTCATTATAGGCATTTAAAGATAACCGTAACATTTCATTGGTAATTTCCAACATTCTTTTTACATGTACCATTGGTTTAACTAATTCCTGATTTCCTATTCTAATAGTAGCCTTTGCAATATTGACTGCAAAATCAGCAATTCTTTCGATATCTGTCGCAATCTTAATTCCAACAATAATTCTTCTTAAATCAATAGCTACAGGTGCCTGTTTCGCAATAAGAAGAATAGCAAAATCATTTATTTCTTCATACAACATATCTGCCTTTGCATCATTATCAATAATTTCTAGTGCCATTTCGATATTTTGTGTCTCAAGTGCATCTAATGATCTTTGTAGAGCTTGAATAGAAAATTCTCCAAGCTCTGTCAATTTTCCCTGTAATTCCTTAAGCCCTGCTTCAAATTTCTCTCTAACTGGCATGATAAAGTCTCCTTTTTCGGTTGTTGAGCTAAAATGATTATCCAAATCTTCCTGTGATATAATCTTCGGTTCTTTTATCCTTTGGATTTGAGAATATTTTATCTGTTACATCAAACTCAACAACTTCTCCATTTAAAAAGAAAGCTGTTTTATCAGAAATACGTGCAGCCTGCTGCATATTATGTGTAACAATAATGATACTATAATTTTCTTTTAATTCTTGAACTAGTTCTTCTACTTTTAATGTTGAAATTGGATCAAGTGCAGAGGTCGGCTCATCCATTAGAATAACATCTGGCTCTATCGCAAGACATCTAGCAATACATAGACGTTGTTGCTGTCCACCTGAAAGTCCATAAGCATTCTGGTTTAATCTATCTTTCACTTCATCCCAAATTGCCGCACCTCTTAGACTTTTTTCCACAATTTCATTTAAAATTTTCTTATCACGAATTCCATGAATTTTCGGTCCGTAAGCTACATTTTCATAAATCGACTTTGGAAATGGATTCGGTTTTTGAAAGACCATTCCTACTTTTGTTCTTAATTCTTCCACTCCGTAATCTTTATCAAAAATATTTCTGCCTCGGTAATTAATTTCACCTGATGTCTTTACTCCAGGCACTAATTCAATCATACGATTTAATGTTTTTATATACGTTGATTTACCGCAGCCTGATGGTCCAATAATAGAAGTTACTTCATTTTCAATAATATCTAAATCAATATTTTTCAGCGCATGATTTTCCCCATACCATAAATTAAGCTGATTTGTTTTATAAACAGAATTTTTCACTTTACCATCTTTTGAATTACTTTCTACTGCTTTTTTCACTTTATCTACAAAGACTGTACTCATTTGAAGTTCCCCCTATACGTTTAATAACGCTTTTGAAATTTATTTCTTATTAATACTGCGATAGAGTTCATTAATATTAATAGCACTAAAAGGACAATTATTCCTGCTGCTGCAAGACTCTGAAATTCTTCTTGCGGTCTTCCCGTCCAGTTATAAATTTGCATCGGCAACACCGTAAACATATCAAATACAGTTCTCGGCAAGAATGCTAAGAATAATGGTAAGCCTAATACTACCAATGGAGCAGTTTCTCCGATTGCGCGAGAAAGAGCCAATATCCCCCCCGTTAAAATACCTGGAATAGCTGCAGGCATTACCACTCTAACAATTGTCTGCCATTTCGTTGCTCCCATCCCAAGTGAGGCTTCTCTTAATTCACTAGGTACTGATCGTATAGCTTCTTGAGCTGCTACGATAATGATTGGCAATACTAATAAGCTCATTGTTAAACCTGCGGCAAGGACACTTGTTCCTAGTGATAAAGCACGTACAAATAGTGTTAAACCTAGTAGACCAAACACAATCGATGGTACACCAGCAAGGTTCGATATATTGATTTGGATAAAATTCGTAAACTTATTTTTACTCGCATACTCTTCTAAATATATTGCAGTCCCTACTCCAATCAAAAGGGAGACAGGTGCAACTACTGCCATAAGCCACACTGTTCCTATTAACGCAGTATATACGCCTGCATTTTCAGGTTTACGAGAAGGTAAGCTTGTTAAAAATTGAAAATCTAAATAGCCAATTCCTTGAGTCAATACTCGATAAAAAAGGACACCGAGAACAACTAAACCAAATAAAGTTGCACTTAAAAATAATCCTCTCATAATGACATTTTTCATTAATCTCGGTTTCATTCGTTTGATAACTTCTGAATGATTTACTAACTTCATCTTAATATTCCTCCCTAAAACGACGAGAAATGTATTGGGCAAGCAGGTTCATTAAGAAAGTGAACAGGAATAATGTAAATCCAACAGCATAAATACTGTAATAAATCGTTGTACCATATCCTGCATCACCTTGACTTACTTGAACAATATAAGCTGTCATAGTCTGAATAGATTCTGTTACATTGAAGCTAAGGTTAGGTGTACTTCCTCCAGCAACTGCCACAATCATTGTTTCACCAATTGCTCTTGATAAAGCTAATACTATGGAAGAAACTATACCAGAAACCGCAGCAGGCAAGACAACCTTTAAAGCAACTTCAAATTTTGTAGAACCCATCGCTAAAGCCCCTTCACGCATCGCCCGTGGAACTGCACTCATTGCATCTTCTGACAAAGAAGCAATCATAGGGGTAATCATAATCCCAATCACAATTCCTGGACTTAAAGCATTAAACATTTCTAAAGAAGGAATAATCGATCTAAGCAACGGTGTTATAAATGTTAAAGCGAAAAAACCGTAGACAATCGTAGGAATACCAGCAAGCACTTCTAAAATTGGCTTAATTATTCTCCTTGTTCTATCACTCGCGTACTCACTTAAAAAAATGGCAGATGCTAGCCCTATCGGTACAGCAACAATTCCTGCAATGATCGTTACTTTTAACGTACCTGAAACAAGTGGCATGATTCCAAAAGATCCTGGTTCAGAAAATGGATACCATGATGTACTTGTTAAAAATTCTTTAATATTTACTCTATCAAAAAAGGTAAATGTTTCAATAATTAGTGTGAATAATATACCCAGCGTAGTTAAAATCGAAAAAATTGCGGTAATTAATAAGACTTTAGGCATCATTTTTTCTAGTACTTTGCTTATATTATTTTTTTGCTTCTTTTCTGCAATTAATTCTTGAACGGATCGTGTATTTCCTTTTAGATCTTGCTTAATCATGCTTTTTAGCCCCCCTTAATCCAAACACCAAGATGGAAAGCTAAGAACAAAGCTTTCCATCAAAACTTATTACTTAAGTCCTTTAATTAACTCTAAATCTTTTTCATATTCTTCTTCTGGTAATTTCACATAACCTACATCTTCTGAAAGCTCTGCAGCATTATCAATCATAAATTCAACAAAATCAGCTACTTCTGCTTTTTTCACAGATTCATTTTTCACATAAGTGAATAATGGTCTAGATAGTGGAGCGTACTCTCCGCTTTCAACTGTTTCGTTTGTTGGTTCAACTGGACCGTTTCCGCCATCAATTGGCACAACTTTTAACTTATCTTTGTTTTCAGCATAATAAGCATATCCAAAGTATCCAATTGCATTTTTATCACCTGTTACACCTTGTACTAAAATATTATCGTCTTCTGATAATGTTGCTGCTTTAGCAATTGGTTGATCTTCTAAAATTACTTCATCGAAATAATCGAATGTTCCAGAATCAGTTCCTGGAGAATAATATTTAATTTCTTCTTCTGGCCAGCCTTCGCGGATATCAGACCATTTTTTTGCTGTGCCATCTTCCAGCCAAATTTTCTTTAATTCATCGATTGTTAAATGGTCAACCCATGTATTATCTTTATTCACAACAACGGAAAGTCCGTCATATGCTAATCGTAATTCTGTAAAATCAATACCTTTTGATTCTAATTCCGTTTTTTCTTCGTCTTTAATTGGGCGAGATGCATTACTGAAATCTGTTTCACCTGCGATAAATGCTTTAAAGCCTCCACCTGTTCCAGATGATGCAACAGAAACTTTTACATTTGGTTGCTCTGCTTGATATTCTTCAACGATTGCTTCCATAATTGGATAAACAGTTGATGATCCATCTAATTTAATTTGTCCTGATAATTGTTCAGTACCGTTTTCCTTTGATGAATCTGACGAATTGGAAGGACTAGATTCATTGTTTCCTCCACATGCCGCTAGTGCTAACATTGTTCCAATCATTGCTGTTAATCCTACTGTTTTAAGGCTCTTCATTTTTCTCTTTACCCCCTAAGGATGGTTGTTTTGTTTACAAGATAACTATAAGTCTTTAGTATTAATTTGGTTTTAACTGTTTGTAAATCAATGTAAACACAATGTAAATTTAGGGATTTTCCTTATATTTTGTCGTTATATGTTGTGAAGACAGCAAATCTACCTTTATTAAAAGACATTTTTCTTTAACAAAATGCAAAAAAAAAAGGACAAAACTAATGGAGACTAGTTTGTCCTTTTTATCACTATTATTCTTTTTCTTCTTTTTTCTCGTCTTTTTGTCTCTCTTTTTTCAAATCGAAATACGCATCCAATACGCGCTCTCCGATTTTTTTATTGGAGCCATTATCGACACTTCCTTGGTATGCCCATGGAACCATCACGGCCATAGCTACTTCTGGATTATCAGAAGGAGCATAACTAATTAAGCTTAGGTTCATGACTTGAGGAGGTTCTTTTCCATAATCACTTCTAGATGGTCCATCATAAAAGGCCTCTGCTGTTCCTGTTTTTGCTGCAGGAGAATAATCTTTTCCACCTAAATTAGAATAAGCCGTACCTTTAGGAGTTTGGGCTACCATTTTAAACCCTTGCTGGACTCGTTCAATCCATTCAGACTTTACATCAACCTTATTTAATACTTTTGGTTTAATGGTTTCTACAACTGGTCCAAGTGTACTATCATCTGCTACGGGTTCACGAATTTCTTTTACAATATGTGGTTCCATTCTTTTCCCACCATTAGCGATTGTCGAAACATATTGTGCAAGCTGCATATTGGAATACGTATCATATTGTCCAATCGATAAATCTAGTAAGAAACCTGGCAGTGTATCTTGTCCTTTAAAACCAACTTGTTCGTTAGGCAAATCAATCCCTGTGCGAATTCCTAATCCATACTGAGCAAATTCATTTCTAACTAAGGAGAAGTCACTTAGCTGTACAGACAATGGTTGACCATATACATAATTTGCACCAGCCATCTTCATCACTGTACGGAACATATAAACGTTAGAAGATCGTTGTAATGCAGTGAGATCATTAATCGGTCCCATTGTTGTCCAAGATTTCTTAATTGTGTTTCCTATTTTTACAGGTGTATCATTCCAGACTGTTCCAGGGGAAATAGCTCCTGTTTTATATCCAGTTAATACAGTTGCACCCTTTACAACAGAACCTACATTGTATGTTGTTGTAATATTACCAAGTGCATCATCTTGAACTTCTAACTTTCCAGTTTTCTCATTTCTTACTAGTCGCTTTCCTGCCATGGACAGAACATCACCTGTATTAGGATTCATTAAAACGACATAGGCTCTATCAAGTAATTTCGTGCCAGCAAAGGTTTTCGCTGTTTTTAATTCTTCCTCGATGATTTTTTCCACTTCTAATTGAAGCTCCATATCAATAGAAAGAACTAAATCATTCCCTCGTTTCCCTTCTGTAATGACCTCTGTACTTACGATATTGCCTTTTTTATCTGTTTTATTACGAATTTTTTCTTTTTGCCCTTTAAGAACATCTTCGTATTGTAGTTCTAGGTAACTTGTCCCTACTCGATCATTCCGGCTATATCCTCTTGAAACATAATAATCTAATTTCTCTGCCGGCAATCCTCTTTCAGCAGAACTCACATTACCTAACACAGATTTTAATGTATCACCGAATGCATAGGATCTTTCCCAGTCAGTTGTTGTATCAACACCTGGTAAAGATTCTAAATTCTCACTAACTACCGCAAACTCCTTGTCACTCACATCTTTATTTTTAACCATTTGCGGGGTTAGTTTATATCCGCTAATAAACTCACGATAAATGGCTAACACTTCTAAATCATGATTAGAAAGTGAATTTATATCTTCTTCTGTAATACGATCAAGCTGTAATTGATACACTTCAGTATTATATTCGTCTTGATCTGGATACTTCTCTGCTAAAGCTTCTTTTTCCTTATCAGAGACCTTCTTATTAGCCTTTTCTTCATTTTTTATAATCCAATAATCCTTTTTCTCACGCTCTGTTACCTTTTTTGTATCTTTCATAATATACTTTGAAAGCAACTCCGCTGTTTCGAGCATCTCTTCTTGCTTCACTCCAGAATTTGTATATGTAATTGCTTTTTGCGCAACATTATCCACAATTACTTTTCCAGTAGCATCATACATTTTCCCACGGGGCACAGAGGT from Niallia sp. FSL W8-0635 carries:
- the pstB gene encoding phosphate ABC transporter ATP-binding protein PstB gives rise to the protein MSTVFVDKVKKAVESNSKDGKVKNSVYKTNQLNLWYGENHALKNIDLDIIENEVTSIIGPSGCGKSTYIKTLNRMIELVPGVKTSGEINYRGRNIFDKDYGVEELRTKVGMVFQKPNPFPKSIYENVAYGPKIHGIRDKKILNEIVEKSLRGAAIWDEVKDRLNQNAYGLSGGQQQRLCIARCLAIEPDVILMDEPTSALDPISTLKVEELVQELKENYSIIIVTHNMQQAARISDKTAFFLNGEVVEFDVTDKIFSNPKDKRTEDYITGRFG
- a CDS encoding peptidoglycan D,D-transpeptidase FtsI family protein produces the protein MGKKKKKKTIPVRLNIIFFFVFLLFSALILRLGFVQIVYGEDYKRELEKTEDVTVNTSVPRGKMYDATGKVIVDNVAQKAITYTNSGVKQEEMLETAELLSKYIMKDTKKVTEREKKDYWIIKNEEKANKKVSDKEKEALAEKYPDQDEYNTEVYQLQLDRITEEDINSLSNHDLEVLAIYREFISGYKLTPQMVKNKDVSDKEFAVVSENLESLPGVDTTTDWERSYAFGDTLKSVLGNVSSAERGLPAEKLDYYVSRGYSRNDRVGTSYLELQYEDVLKGQKEKIRNKTDKKGNIVSTEVITEGKRGNDLVLSIDMELQLEVEKIIEEELKTAKTFAGTKLLDRAYVVLMNPNTGDVLSMAGKRLVRNEKTGKLEVQDDALGNITTTYNVGSVVKGATVLTGYKTGAISPGTVWNDTPVKIGNTIKKSWTTMGPINDLTALQRSSNVYMFRTVMKMAGANYVYGQPLSVQLSDFSLVRNEFAQYGLGIRTGIDLPNEQVGFKGQDTLPGFLLDLSIGQYDTYSNMQLAQYVSTIANGGKRMEPHIVKEIREPVADDSTLGPVVETIKPKVLNKVDVKSEWIERVQQGFKMVAQTPKGTAYSNLGGKDYSPAAKTGTAEAFYDGPSRSDYGKEPPQVMNLSLISYAPSDNPEVAMAVMVPWAYQGSVDNGSNKKIGERVLDAYFDLKKERQKDEKKEEKE
- the phoU gene encoding phosphate signaling complex protein PhoU, with translation MPVREKFEAGLKELQGKLTELGEFSIQALQRSLDALETQNIEMALEIIDNDAKADMLYEEINDFAILLIAKQAPVAIDLRRIIVGIKIATDIERIADFAVNIAKATIRIGNQELVKPMVHVKRMLEITNEMLRLSLNAYNEEDTKLARKIAEMDDEVDSLNKQAFVELFEISKNKPEYLHQISQLTFVCRYLERAADHTTNIAENIFYLVKGRQYDW
- a CDS encoding DUF4912 domain-containing protein, which codes for MIEQIVNLRRKGLSFRKIAIELNSTVGKVQYQWKKYVKEQETSGQEEEKQIPTKTLPKMRFVSEHFWTSIDLLTKKNGMEAWLISENAALVFWRIPDGKWQLISTYYDIDPENCALAVKINDITSIIYNGRNAHSYRLLPVGNKQESIVLQDLSPNRSFCFEIGVLDVYQSFLPILQSNPLHTPRISHDQVGIMEEELKKWEKGDNPIPNWIEHVSTYSYYELEEQEDVNKK
- a CDS encoding glycosyltransferase, giving the protein MNGSYFQLIVINNIPFMNYFSEDQYKKNEFYEQTVQFINFLFQTEKENSPYTIQLVLPPIYVEMLDNPTLRKEITEFLEKYHCNMELLSYWRQKEQNLLKVLKSLIQENRIELLASPASFSHLSNVSTSTGVHLQIEMGLSIIDDYLDYRPKGFWFPEGYFSPGLDLYLQKEKLTYSFLNSKTIYHSDPLPSDIGIAVESPHHVVFFPVEERLYQIFQETSAKKQVWDKALMEVLESYNHYTNESILSLPIDLGSYVKMREELNKSIRYLCDEGYMVHISPKTYINQFSQGMDHVHLCSSFLDRQRENDMKNKSSQYASLAFLERELHQWRQVTLANEVHRVQKQMEKEWFLLSSLLYQDNWTDKEVSTYLEAADQLSALMKGPIDKEWISLREKVHPILNTTIQINNQKVREIIPTNKKKVLILSWEYPPNIVGGLGTHVVGLTNSLIKNGYEVHLITAQDMKKDAEDVIEKEHLFVYRVKPIYSIEQNFIHWIGGLNLAMWDKAIEIGKKSTFDLVQAHDWLVGAAAISLKDQLNIPLIATIHATEHGRNGGIYTEMQKFIHEKERQLIQSADSLIVCSEYMQNEVMTIFEVEQSKINIIPNGIESLQMEKASIAPLEAFHLDTNKKIIFAMGRMVKEKGFGTLLEAARRLHKIRSDLYFVIAGVGPMYDEYQKFIERNGLSECVRLIGYLQGEQKNAFYAHANIVVIPSSYEPFGIVALESLIFAIPTIVSHTGGLKGIIKNKETGLFMEPNNAESLVENIEYLLGNPTVGKEIGKNGQKLVSQLFSWNRIGEETKRVFDELLVNTKVKESISN
- a CDS encoding PstS family phosphate ABC transporter substrate-binding protein codes for the protein MKSLKTVGLTAMIGTMLALAACGGNNESSPSNSSDSSKENGTEQLSGQIKLDGSSTVYPIMEAIVEEYQAEQPNVKVSVASSGTGGGFKAFIAGETDFSNASRPIKDEEKTELESKGIDFTELRLAYDGLSVVVNKDNTWVDHLTIDELKKIWLEDGTAKKWSDIREGWPEEEIKYYSPGTDSGTFDYFDEVILEDQPIAKAATLSEDDNILVQGVTGDKNAIGYFGYAYYAENKDKLKVVPIDGGNGPVEPTNETVESGEYAPLSRPLFTYVKNESVKKAEVADFVEFMIDNAAELSEDVGYVKLPEEEYEKDLELIKGLK
- the pstC gene encoding phosphate ABC transporter permease subunit PstC, which encodes MIKQDLKGNTRSVQELIAEKKQKNNISKVLEKMMPKVLLITAIFSILTTLGILFTLIIETFTFFDRVNIKEFLTSTSWYPFSEPGSFGIMPLVSGTLKVTIIAGIVAVPIGLASAIFLSEYASDRTRRIIKPILEVLAGIPTIVYGFFALTFITPLLRSIIPSLEMFNALSPGIVIGIMITPMIASLSEDAMSAVPRAMREGALAMGSTKFEVALKVVLPAAVSGIVSSIVLALSRAIGETMIVAVAGGSTPNLSFNVTESIQTMTAYIVQVSQGDAGYGTTIYYSIYAVGFTLFLFTFLMNLLAQYISRRFREEY
- the pstA gene encoding phosphate ABC transporter permease PstA produces the protein MKLVNHSEVIKRMKPRLMKNVIMRGLFLSATLFGLVVLGVLFYRVLTQGIGYLDFQFLTSLPSRKPENAGVYTALIGTVWLMAVVAPVSLLIGVGTAIYLEEYASKNKFTNFIQINISNLAGVPSIVFGLLGLTLFVRALSLGTSVLAAGLTMSLLVLPIIIVAAQEAIRSVPSELREASLGMGATKWQTIVRVVMPAAIPGILTGGILALSRAIGETAPLVVLGLPLFLAFLPRTVFDMFTVLPMQIYNWTGRPQEEFQSLAAAGIIVLLVLLILMNSIAVLIRNKFQKRY